The Primulina eburnea isolate SZY01 chromosome 8, ASM2296580v1, whole genome shotgun sequence genome contains a region encoding:
- the LOC140838661 gene encoding obg-like ATPase 1 isoform X2 has translation MPPKAAKSKEAPAERPILGRFSSHLKIGIVGLPNVGKSTLFNTLTKLSIPAENFPFCTIEPNEARVHVPDERFEWLLQLYKPKSEVSAFLEIHDIAGLVRGAHEGQGLGNNFLSHIRAVDGIFHVLRAFEDPDIIHVDDSVDPVRDLEVISAELRLKDLEFMERRIEDVEKSMKRSNDKQLKVEHELCLRVKASLEEGKDVRLVEWKAADIEILNTFQLLSAKPVVYLVNMNEKDYQRKKNKFLPKIHAWVQEHGGETIIPVSCALEKNLADMSLDENVKYCAENKVKCWQIRRQTKAPQAAGTIHTDFEKGFICAEVMKFEDLKELGSEAAVKAAGKYRQEGKTYVVVDGDIIFFKFNVSGGGKK, from the exons ATGCCTCCCAAAGCTGCGAAGTCGAAGGAAGCTCCAGCGGAGAGACCCATCCTTGGGCGCTTTTCTTCTCATCTTAAAATTGGAATT GTTGGGTTGCCTAATGTGGGGAAATCAACACTCTTCAACACTCTTACGAAGTTATCCATTCCCGCCGAAAACTTTCCCTTCTGTACTATTGAGCCCAACGAGGCTCGTGTTCATGTTCCCGATGAAAGATTTGAATGGCTCTTGCAACTGTACAAGCCAAAGAGTGAG GTATCTGCTTTTTTAGAAATTCACGATATTGCTGGACTTGTTCGTGGTGCTCATGAAGGACAAGGACTAGGGAACAAtttcttgtctcatatccgtGCAGTTGATGGCATTTTTCATGTCTTAC GTGCATTTGAAGATCCTGACATCATTCATGTAGATGACTCTGTCGATCCTGTCAGAGATCTGGAGGTTATAAGCGCAGAATTGCGGCTCAAG GATCTTGAGTTCATGGAGAGGAGAATTGAGGATGTTGAAAAGAGCATGAAGAGGAGCAATGACAAGCAACTGAAAGTCGAGCATGAATTGTGTCTACGG GTCAAAGCTTCGCTGGAGGAGGGAAAAGATGTTCGCCTGGTGGAGTGGAAAGCTGCTGATATTGAGATCTTGAATACTTTTCAACTGCTCAGTGCCAAACCTGTTGTTTATTTG GTTAACATGAATGAGAAAGACTATCAAAGAAAAAAGAACAAATTTCTTCCAAAGATCCACGCCTG GGTGCAGGAGCATGGTGGTGAAACCATAATCCCTGTCAGCTGCGCCTTAGAGAAAAATCTTGCTGATATGTCCCTAGATGAAAATGTGAAGTATTGTGCGGAGAACAAG GTAAAGTGCTGGCAAATTCGTCGACAGACAAAAGCCCCCCAAGCTGCAGGAACTATTCATACTGATTTTGAAAAAGGCTTCATCTGTGCTGAG GTTATGAAATTTGAAGATCTGAAGGAACTTGGCAGTGAGGCTGCCGTAAAG GCTGCCGGAAAGTACCGGCAAGAGGGGAAGACGTATGTTGTCGTAGATGGAGACATTATTTTCTTCAAATTTAATGTTTCTGGTGGCGGTAAGAAGTGA
- the LOC140838661 gene encoding obg-like ATPase 1 isoform X1, with translation MPPKAAKSKEAPAERPILGRFSSHLKIGIVGLPNVGKSTLFNTLTKLSIPAENFPFCTIEPNEARVHVPDERFEWLLQLYKPKSEVSAFLEIHDIAGLVRGAHEGQGLGNNFLSHIRAVDGIFHVLRAFEDPDIIHVDDSVDPVRDLEVISAELRLKDLEFMERRIEDVEKSMKRSNDKQLKVEHELCLRVKASLEEGKDVRLVEWKAADIEILNTFQLLSAKPVVYLVNMNEKDYQRKKNKFLPKIHAWVQEHGGETIIPVSCALEKNLADMSLDENVKYCAENKVQSALTKIIKTGFSAINLIYFFTAGLDEVKCWQIRRQTKAPQAAGTIHTDFEKGFICAEVMKFEDLKELGSEAAVKAAGKYRQEGKTYVVVDGDIIFFKFNVSGGGKK, from the exons ATGCCTCCCAAAGCTGCGAAGTCGAAGGAAGCTCCAGCGGAGAGACCCATCCTTGGGCGCTTTTCTTCTCATCTTAAAATTGGAATT GTTGGGTTGCCTAATGTGGGGAAATCAACACTCTTCAACACTCTTACGAAGTTATCCATTCCCGCCGAAAACTTTCCCTTCTGTACTATTGAGCCCAACGAGGCTCGTGTTCATGTTCCCGATGAAAGATTTGAATGGCTCTTGCAACTGTACAAGCCAAAGAGTGAG GTATCTGCTTTTTTAGAAATTCACGATATTGCTGGACTTGTTCGTGGTGCTCATGAAGGACAAGGACTAGGGAACAAtttcttgtctcatatccgtGCAGTTGATGGCATTTTTCATGTCTTAC GTGCATTTGAAGATCCTGACATCATTCATGTAGATGACTCTGTCGATCCTGTCAGAGATCTGGAGGTTATAAGCGCAGAATTGCGGCTCAAG GATCTTGAGTTCATGGAGAGGAGAATTGAGGATGTTGAAAAGAGCATGAAGAGGAGCAATGACAAGCAACTGAAAGTCGAGCATGAATTGTGTCTACGG GTCAAAGCTTCGCTGGAGGAGGGAAAAGATGTTCGCCTGGTGGAGTGGAAAGCTGCTGATATTGAGATCTTGAATACTTTTCAACTGCTCAGTGCCAAACCTGTTGTTTATTTG GTTAACATGAATGAGAAAGACTATCAAAGAAAAAAGAACAAATTTCTTCCAAAGATCCACGCCTG GGTGCAGGAGCATGGTGGTGAAACCATAATCCCTGTCAGCTGCGCCTTAGAGAAAAATCTTGCTGATATGTCCCTAGATGAAAATGTGAAGTATTGTGCGGAGAACAAGGTACAAAG TGCCCTTACAAAGATCATAAAGACTGGATTTTCGGCCATTAATCTCATTTACTTTTTCACAGCAGGACTAGATGAG GTAAAGTGCTGGCAAATTCGTCGACAGACAAAAGCCCCCCAAGCTGCAGGAACTATTCATACTGATTTTGAAAAAGGCTTCATCTGTGCTGAG GTTATGAAATTTGAAGATCTGAAGGAACTTGGCAGTGAGGCTGCCGTAAAG GCTGCCGGAAAGTACCGGCAAGAGGGGAAGACGTATGTTGTCGTAGATGGAGACATTATTTTCTTCAAATTTAATGTTTCTGGTGGCGGTAAGAAGTGA